A part of Bacillus thuringiensis genomic DNA contains:
- a CDS encoding YwdI family protein, translating to MQISSDKILNKMANEIAKAKSSEGQQSKAHLLVVRALCDLLLDEQAEPSMYREPEVQSQVIGSQPMTTVQPVMPVSGEPVYIKEEGANGNSLFDF from the coding sequence ATGCAAATATCGAGCGATAAGATTTTAAATAAAATGGCGAATGAAATTGCAAAGGCAAAAAGCAGTGAAGGACAACAATCAAAGGCGCATTTATTAGTTGTGCGAGCGTTATGTGATTTATTATTAGATGAACAAGCTGAGCCTTCTATGTATAGAGAACCTGAGGTTCAATCACAAGTAATTGGATCTCAGCCTATGACGACAGTTCAACCAGTTATGCCGGTTTCTGGAGAACCTGTATATATAAAAGAAGAAGGTGCAAATGGTAATTCATTATTTGATTTTTAA
- the hemQ gene encoding hydrogen peroxide-dependent heme synthase, with protein sequence MSEATTTLDGWYCLHDLRSIDWAAWKTLSSDERGQAVSEFLNVVEKWNKVSTAKKGSHAMYTVVGQKADIMLMILRPTMEELNEIETELNKTTLAEYMVPAYSYVSVVELSNYLPADEDPYQNPQILARLYPELPKANHICFYPMDKRRQGDDNWYMLPMEERKKMMYSHSKIGRQYAGKVRQVISGSVGFDDFEWGVTLFADDVLQFKKLIYEMRFDEVSARYGEFGTFFVGNILPDEKVEKFLHI encoded by the coding sequence ATGAGTGAAGCAACAACAACGTTAGATGGCTGGTATTGTTTACATGATTTACGTTCTATTGATTGGGCTGCATGGAAAACATTATCTAGCGACGAACGCGGACAAGCTGTGTCTGAATTTTTAAATGTCGTTGAAAAATGGAACAAAGTATCTACTGCGAAAAAAGGCAGTCATGCAATGTATACTGTTGTTGGCCAAAAAGCTGATATTATGCTTATGATTTTACGTCCAACAATGGAAGAGTTAAATGAAATTGAGACAGAATTGAATAAAACAACATTAGCTGAATATATGGTTCCTGCATACTCTTACGTATCTGTTGTTGAACTAAGCAACTACCTTCCAGCTGATGAAGATCCATATCAAAACCCACAAATCTTAGCTCGCTTATATCCAGAACTACCAAAGGCAAATCACATTTGCTTCTATCCAATGGACAAGCGCCGCCAAGGTGATGATAACTGGTACATGCTTCCTATGGAAGAACGTAAAAAAATGATGTACAGTCATAGTAAAATCGGTCGCCAGTACGCAGGTAAAGTACGCCAAGTTATTTCAGGATCAGTTGGATTCGATGATTTTGAGTGGGGCGTAACATTATTCGCTGACGATGTTCTTCAATTTAAAAAACTTATATATGAAATGCGCTTCGATGAAGTAAGTGCTCGTTATGGTGAATTCGGAACATTTTTCGTTGGGAACATTTTACCAGACGAAAAGGTAGAGAAATTTTTACACATATAA
- the gerQ gene encoding spore coat protein GerQ gives MAQQQNPYYGTGFYQPSGTYVQPQQMTPQQQQQQQAMQQQAAQAQYAVSQGMLPLEQSYIENILRLNKGKQATVVMTYERGSSLGTQSYTGIIEAAGRDHIVISEPQSGKRYLLLMIYLDYVEFPEEIAYLPSQQASYAPRP, from the coding sequence ATGGCACAGCAACAAAATCCGTATTACGGAACAGGTTTCTATCAACCATCTGGAACTTACGTACAACCGCAACAAATGACCCCACAGCAACAGCAACAACAGCAAGCAATGCAACAACAAGCTGCGCAAGCACAATATGCTGTTTCTCAAGGCATGCTACCTCTAGAACAGTCATATATTGAAAATATTCTTCGCTTGAACAAGGGCAAGCAAGCCACAGTTGTAATGACTTATGAGCGTGGTAGTTCACTCGGTACACAATCTTATACAGGTATTATCGAAGCAGCTGGTCGTGATCATATCGTAATTAGTGAGCCACAATCAGGGAAACGTTATTTACTATTAATGATTTACTTAGATTATGTAGAATTCCCAGAAGAAATTGCGTATTTACCTAGTCAACAAGCAAGTTATGCTCCAAGACCATAA
- a CDS encoding purine/pyrimidine permease produces MKTFLSALQWALFILAGSLIVPISVATSYGLDGAEAIAFVQRTLFVLGFAGLLQAIFGHKLPIQEGPAGLWWGIFSLYASLGVVLFGSSNETLKVLQYAFLLSGIICIILSVFGLIDKLVRYFTPTVIGTYLFLLVAQLSGSFLKGMFGLDGQHTEVQADVFILSLIVILLSFFIMKLPIIGQYSVLFSIVCGWILFACFGLSNPVTPVTDIIRFPSLFVFGTPRIEWNMAITVVFVTLLLLTNMLASIRVVQKIVSKYEEDAAPDRFKQAGIITGINQLLGGLFSAIGPVAISGSAGFIATTNIYKRLPFMLGSSFIIAVSIFPQITSFFAAIPVAVGYAAIYPVFASMIGLAFREYDTVQNKERLFKVAGLSIFTGVGVMFVPAGAFSTLPPFLASFLSNGLVLGSVMAILLEILFSRSTEKQPS; encoded by the coding sequence ATGAAAACATTTCTTTCCGCCTTACAATGGGCGCTATTTATTTTAGCTGGGAGCCTTATTGTACCAATTAGCGTCGCAACTAGTTATGGCCTCGATGGTGCTGAAGCTATTGCATTCGTACAAAGGACATTATTTGTTCTTGGCTTTGCTGGTCTACTGCAAGCTATATTTGGACATAAACTTCCTATTCAAGAAGGTCCTGCAGGCCTTTGGTGGGGAATTTTCTCCCTTTATGCAAGTTTAGGTGTCGTATTATTTGGATCCAGCAATGAAACGCTTAAAGTCCTTCAGTACGCCTTCCTATTAAGTGGTATCATTTGTATTATTCTTAGTGTTTTTGGACTCATCGATAAACTAGTCCGCTATTTTACACCGACAGTCATTGGAACATATTTATTTCTTCTTGTCGCGCAACTTAGCGGGTCCTTCTTAAAGGGAATGTTCGGCCTTGACGGACAACATACAGAAGTACAAGCTGACGTATTTATTCTTTCACTCATTGTTATTTTACTATCCTTTTTCATCATGAAGCTACCTATTATTGGACAATATTCCGTTCTTTTCAGTATCGTCTGCGGCTGGATATTATTCGCATGCTTCGGATTATCTAATCCAGTAACGCCTGTGACAGATATAATCCGTTTTCCATCTCTATTTGTTTTCGGAACGCCTCGCATTGAATGGAACATGGCAATTACGGTAGTTTTCGTTACACTATTACTTCTAACAAATATGTTAGCAAGTATTCGTGTTGTGCAAAAGATTGTCTCTAAGTATGAAGAGGATGCCGCACCAGATCGTTTCAAACAAGCCGGCATTATAACAGGAATCAATCAATTATTAGGCGGTCTATTCTCAGCTATTGGACCTGTTGCTATTTCTGGATCAGCAGGGTTTATTGCAACGACTAATATTTATAAGCGACTCCCATTTATGTTAGGATCAAGCTTTATTATTGCCGTTAGTATATTCCCACAGATCACTTCATTCTTTGCAGCAATCCCAGTTGCAGTTGGTTATGCTGCTATTTATCCTGTATTTGCAAGTATGATTGGTCTAGCTTTCCGTGAATACGACACAGTACAAAATAAAGAACGATTATTTAAAGTAGCGGGTCTTTCCATCTTTACAGGAGTCGGAGTTATGTTTGTTCCCGCAGGAGCATTTTCTACGCTCCCACCATTTTTAGCATCATTTTTAAGTAACGGGCTCGTTCTTGGGTCTGTAATGGCAATTTTGCTCGAAATACTATTTTCTCGTTCTACAGAAAAACAACCATCGTAA
- a CDS encoding DUF1450 domain-containing protein, translating to MGNEFRVCDDCQATNVKTLIPKLKKVDSCATIEVACQSYCGPGRKKSFAFVNNRPVAAPTEDELIVKIEAKLNK from the coding sequence ATGGGGAACGAATTTCGTGTGTGTGATGATTGTCAGGCAACGAACGTTAAAACATTGATTCCGAAGTTGAAAAAAGTAGATTCATGTGCAACGATTGAAGTTGCGTGTCAGTCTTACTGTGGCCCTGGTCGTAAAAAATCATTCGCATTTGTAAATAATCGTCCAGTTGCGGCTCCAACGGAAGATGAATTAATTGTAAAAATTGAAGCAAAGCTAAATAAGTAA
- a CDS encoding RsfA family transcriptional regulator: MKVRQDAWTDEDDLLLAETVLRHVREGSTQLNAFEEVGDQLNRTSAACGFRWNAVVRYSYEQALQLAKKHRKDKMRAASGEQAKKRLLYTPPASDSITDYEEFVQEESIVQYKEAIPYQEPTVPAAKGSMTMQDVIYFLQTVGSSNIKVTALENENTRLKQEIKSQILRNEELEKKLEKLEAQSHTVQEDYETLMNIMNRARKLAVMDDEERSQTSFRMDRNGNLEKIAE, encoded by the coding sequence ATGAAAGTAAGACAAGATGCTTGGACAGATGAGGATGATTTATTACTTGCTGAAACCGTACTTCGTCACGTTCGAGAAGGAAGTACTCAATTAAATGCATTTGAAGAAGTGGGTGATCAATTAAATCGTACATCGGCTGCCTGTGGTTTCCGTTGGAATGCTGTTGTTCGCTATAGCTATGAACAAGCTCTTCAACTAGCAAAAAAACATCGTAAAGATAAAATGCGTGCTGCAAGCGGTGAACAAGCTAAAAAACGTTTACTTTATACACCACCAGCTTCAGATTCGATAACTGACTATGAAGAATTCGTGCAAGAGGAATCAATTGTACAATATAAAGAAGCTATTCCATATCAAGAACCTACTGTTCCTGCTGCAAAAGGCTCTATGACAATGCAAGATGTTATTTATTTTTTACAAACAGTCGGATCTTCAAATATAAAAGTAACAGCTCTTGAAAACGAGAATACGAGATTGAAACAAGAAATTAAATCACAAATCCTTCGAAATGAAGAACTAGAAAAGAAACTAGAAAAATTAGAAGCACAATCTCATACTGTACAAGAAGATTACGAAACACTTATGAACATTATGAACCGCGCTCGTAAGTTGGCAGTCATGGATGACGAAGAACGTTCTCAAACATCTTTCCGAATGGATCGAAACGGTAATTTAGAAAAAATCGCAGAATAA
- a CDS encoding FecCD family ABC transporter permease, giving the protein MEASARSIEQQDVNVKEIKSRPLIASIILIVGTILLALSMAVSISFGAADISLKTVWQAVFQFDGSITHHNVIQELRMPRAIGGVVAGAFLAVSGAIMQGMTRNPLASPSLMGITDGAVFGIAIMYAFFPNSPYLMFVIASFIGAAFGAAIVYGVGSSSPGGLTPVKLALAGAAISALLGAISSGIALYFNLAQEVSMWNAGGVAGVKWESINMLVPIGLVCLFIAIIMSRYITILSFGEEIAIGLGQNTTLIKFIGTVLVLVLTGSAVSMAGSVGFVGLVIPHMTRFLVGSDYRWVIPCSAVLGGLLIECADMLSRVINPPFETPIGAITALIGVPFFLYLARNEGRGKM; this is encoded by the coding sequence ATGGAAGCGAGCGCAAGGAGTATAGAACAGCAAGATGTGAATGTTAAAGAGATTAAGAGCAGACCGCTCATTGCTTCTATTATTTTAATAGTAGGTACAATTTTGTTAGCTTTAAGCATGGCAGTTTCTATTTCGTTTGGAGCGGCAGATATTAGTTTAAAGACTGTATGGCAAGCTGTGTTTCAGTTTGACGGTTCTATTACGCATCATAACGTAATTCAAGAACTTCGCATGCCTAGAGCAATAGGGGGCGTAGTTGCAGGTGCCTTTTTAGCGGTATCGGGGGCAATTATGCAAGGTATGACGCGAAATCCACTTGCTTCTCCATCATTAATGGGGATTACAGATGGGGCTGTATTTGGGATTGCAATTATGTATGCATTCTTCCCTAATTCACCTTATTTAATGTTCGTTATCGCATCTTTTATTGGAGCAGCGTTTGGAGCGGCCATTGTATATGGTGTTGGGTCTTCTTCACCAGGTGGATTAACGCCTGTGAAGTTAGCTTTAGCAGGAGCGGCAATTAGTGCTTTATTAGGGGCCATTTCATCTGGAATTGCGTTATATTTCAACCTTGCCCAAGAGGTGAGTATGTGGAATGCAGGCGGAGTTGCTGGAGTGAAATGGGAAAGTATTAATATGTTAGTACCGATTGGTCTTGTTTGTCTCTTTATTGCGATTATAATGTCGAGGTATATTACAATTTTAAGCTTCGGTGAAGAAATTGCGATTGGACTTGGTCAAAATACGACATTAATTAAATTTATCGGAACAGTACTTGTTCTTGTGTTAACAGGTTCTGCAGTTTCTATGGCAGGATCGGTTGGATTTGTTGGTCTTGTAATCCCACATATGACTCGTTTCCTCGTAGGCTCAGACTATAGATGGGTTATTCCATGTTCTGCGGTCTTAGGCGGACTGTTAATTGAATGTGCAGATATGTTATCTCGCGTTATTAATCCGCCGTTTGAAACGCCAATTGGAGCAATTACAGCGCTAATTGGGGTTCCATTCTTCCTCTACTTAGCACGTAACGAAGGGAGAGGGAAAATGTGA
- a CDS encoding lipoate--protein ligase family protein — MSNSRSILSQPEWRIVDQSSLGPTFHALQSFAMDDTLCTSIGNGQSAATMRSWVHHNTIVLGIQDSRLPHLEEGISFLQENNFNVIVRNSGGLAVVLDEGVLNVSLLFQETEKGIDIDLGYDTMWHLIKEMLNDYDVTIEAKEIVGSYCPGSYDLSIRNQKFAGISQRRIRGGVAVQIYLCATGSGSERASLVRDFYNLAIQGEETRFTYPEIVPSTMASLSELLGETITVQDLMMRLLKTLQQFAPKLTPSQLTVDEVPLYETNLQRIIDRNNKALGLEK, encoded by the coding sequence ATGAGCAATTCCCGTTCCATTTTATCTCAGCCAGAGTGGCGTATTGTAGATCAGTCTAGTTTGGGACCAACATTCCATGCATTGCAGTCATTCGCAATGGATGACACACTGTGCACAAGCATTGGAAATGGTCAATCAGCTGCAACAATGCGTTCTTGGGTTCATCACAATACAATTGTTCTTGGCATTCAAGATTCACGCCTACCACACTTGGAAGAAGGTATTTCCTTTTTACAAGAAAACAACTTCAATGTTATCGTTCGTAATTCCGGTGGACTTGCAGTCGTACTTGATGAAGGGGTTTTAAACGTATCACTTTTATTCCAAGAGACGGAAAAAGGTATCGATATTGATCTTGGATACGATACAATGTGGCATTTAATTAAGGAAATGTTAAACGATTACGATGTTACAATCGAGGCAAAAGAAATTGTTGGTTCTTACTGTCCTGGTAGCTATGACTTAAGTATTCGCAATCAAAAATTTGCTGGCATTTCACAGCGCCGTATTCGCGGCGGTGTCGCTGTCCAAATTTATCTTTGTGCTACAGGAAGTGGCTCTGAACGTGCCTCACTCGTTCGTGATTTCTACAACCTAGCAATCCAAGGAGAAGAAACACGCTTTACGTATCCTGAAATTGTACCGAGTACGATGGCTTCACTTTCAGAATTACTTGGCGAAACCATTACAGTACAAGATTTAATGATGCGCCTTTTAAAAACACTGCAGCAATTCGCTCCAAAGTTAACACCATCTCAATTAACAGTAGATGAAGTTCCTTTATATGAGACGAATTTACAACGTATTATTGATCGTAACAATAAAGCACTTGGCTTAGAAAAATAA
- a CDS encoding serine hydrolase: protein MKKILSILLVLLLSISSLGVTTSHAEEKINIEAAAALLFDADTGKILHEQNPDELLAIASMSKLIVVYAVLEAIKEGKTTWDTKVNISDYAYEVSRNNEFSNVPFEKGRQYTVRELYHSIVIFSANGSSIALAELLAGSEKNFLNLANEHAKKLGLKKYKFVNATGLNNADLKGKHPEGTDPNGENSMSARDMGMLSKAIITKYPEMLEDTKQRFRNFPDNHPKPIRMENWNWMLPGAAFSYEGTDGLKTGSSDTAGYGFTITAKRGDVRLISVIIKTKSMDERFTESRELIEYGFNNFEKQKLKVNKNNTISVVKGKEDQVTVAPEKEITVIAKKGSKDPYKIGTEVDKSLAEDGHLVAPIKKGAKVGSITLESTDKYGFLDGSKSMKVTAKTTEEVEKANWFVLTMRSIGDFFSNLWSKVF from the coding sequence ATGAAGAAAATCTTGTCTATTTTACTAGTACTTTTATTGTCAATTTCTTCCTTAGGAGTAACAACATCCCATGCGGAAGAAAAAATAAACATTGAGGCAGCCGCTGCACTTCTATTTGATGCAGATACAGGAAAAATACTGCATGAACAAAATCCAGATGAATTACTAGCTATCGCTAGTATGTCAAAATTAATTGTTGTTTATGCTGTATTAGAAGCAATTAAAGAAGGAAAAACCACTTGGGATACAAAGGTAAACATTTCTGATTACGCGTATGAAGTTTCACGTAATAATGAATTCTCTAACGTTCCGTTTGAAAAGGGACGTCAATATACTGTAAGAGAATTATATCATTCTATCGTTATCTTCTCTGCAAACGGATCTAGTATTGCCTTAGCAGAACTTCTTGCAGGAAGTGAGAAAAACTTCTTAAATCTTGCAAATGAACATGCAAAAAAACTAGGGTTAAAGAAATATAAATTTGTAAACGCTACTGGGTTAAATAACGCTGACTTAAAGGGAAAACATCCTGAAGGAACGGATCCGAATGGAGAAAATTCCATGTCAGCTCGCGATATGGGTATGCTTTCAAAAGCAATAATTACAAAGTATCCAGAAATGCTAGAGGATACAAAACAAAGATTTAGAAACTTCCCAGATAATCATCCGAAACCAATTCGTATGGAAAACTGGAACTGGATGTTACCAGGTGCCGCTTTCTCTTATGAAGGAACAGATGGTTTAAAAACAGGAAGTTCTGATACAGCTGGATACGGATTTACTATTACTGCTAAACGTGGTGATGTACGTCTTATTTCAGTTATTATTAAAACAAAATCAATGGATGAGCGCTTCACAGAATCTCGTGAATTAATCGAATACGGGTTTAATAATTTCGAAAAACAAAAGCTAAAAGTGAATAAAAACAATACAATTTCTGTAGTAAAAGGGAAAGAAGATCAAGTAACTGTTGCACCGGAAAAAGAAATAACAGTAATTGCAAAAAAAGGTAGCAAAGATCCTTATAAAATTGGGACTGAAGTAGATAAATCTCTTGCTGAAGATGGACATTTAGTTGCTCCTATTAAGAAAGGTGCCAAAGTAGGCTCAATTACTTTAGAATCAACTGATAAGTATGGTTTCTTAGACGGTAGTAAAAGTATGAAAGTTACTGCAAAAACGACAGAAGAAGTTGAAAAAGCAAATTGGTTCGTATTAACAATGCGCTCTATTGGTGATTTCTTCTCAAACTTATGGTCTAAAGTATTTTAA
- a CDS encoding DUF423 domain-containing protein gives MKIFFLLGCIAAGLSVALGAFGAHGLENKVSAKMLEVWKTGVTYQMFHAGGLFVVALLMDKIQSSLLTTAGWLMVAGIIMFSGSLYALSTTGIKFFGPITPLGGVAFIVAWILVGTAVVKGL, from the coding sequence ATGAAAATTTTCTTTTTACTAGGTTGTATTGCGGCAGGGCTATCTGTTGCGTTAGGGGCTTTTGGAGCACACGGTTTAGAAAATAAAGTTTCTGCAAAAATGTTAGAAGTTTGGAAAACAGGCGTTACATATCAAATGTTTCATGCAGGTGGACTATTCGTAGTTGCTTTATTGATGGATAAAATTCAATCATCACTTTTAACTACTGCTGGCTGGCTTATGGTAGCCGGGATTATTATGTTTTCAGGTAGTCTGTATGCATTAAGTACGACAGGTATTAAGTTCTTTGGCCCAATTACACCTCTTGGTGGTGTAGCGTTTATTGTGGCATGGATCTTAGTCGGAACTGCAGTTGTAAAAGGATTATAA
- the pta gene encoding phosphate acetyltransferase: MSNLFTTVKEKVQGKGISIVLPEGTDERILGAAERLAKEELVKPILVGNKEEISAKAASMNLTLAGVDIYDPATYEEMDAMVASFVERRKGKATEEDARKILKDENYFGTMLVYMGKAHGLVSGAAHSTADTVRPALQIIKTKPGVTKTSGVFIMVREEEKYVFADCAINIAPNSQDLAEIGIESAKTAELFGIDPRVAMLSFSTKGSAKSPETEKVVEATRIAKEMAPELTLDGEFQFDAAFVPSVAEKKAPGSTIQGDANVFVFPSLEAGNIGYKIAQRLGNFEAVGPILQGLNMPVNDLSRGCNEEEVYKLALITAAQAL; the protein is encoded by the coding sequence GTGAGCAACTTATTTACAACAGTAAAAGAAAAAGTTCAAGGAAAAGGCATTTCTATCGTACTTCCTGAAGGAACTGATGAAAGAATTTTAGGCGCTGCAGAGCGTTTAGCAAAAGAAGAGTTAGTAAAACCAATCTTAGTTGGTAATAAAGAAGAAATTAGCGCAAAAGCTGCTAGCATGAATTTAACATTAGCAGGCGTTGATATTTACGACCCAGCTACATACGAAGAAATGGATGCAATGGTAGCATCTTTCGTTGAACGCCGTAAAGGTAAAGCAACTGAAGAAGACGCTCGCAAAATCCTTAAAGACGAAAACTACTTCGGTACAATGCTTGTATACATGGGCAAAGCACACGGTTTAGTAAGTGGTGCAGCTCATTCTACAGCTGATACAGTTCGTCCAGCACTTCAAATCATTAAAACAAAACCAGGCGTTACAAAAACTTCTGGCGTATTCATCATGGTACGTGAAGAGGAGAAATATGTATTCGCTGATTGTGCAATTAACATTGCACCAAACAGCCAAGATTTAGCTGAAATTGGTATCGAAAGTGCGAAAACTGCTGAACTATTCGGTATTGATCCACGCGTTGCTATGTTAAGCTTCTCTACAAAAGGTTCTGCGAAATCTCCAGAAACAGAAAAAGTTGTAGAAGCAACTCGCATTGCAAAAGAAATGGCTCCTGAATTAACTTTAGATGGAGAATTCCAATTCGATGCTGCATTCGTACCATCTGTAGCTGAGAAAAAAGCTCCAGGTTCTACAATTCAAGGTGATGCTAACGTATTCGTATTCCCAAGCTTAGAAGCTGGTAATATTGGCTACAAAATTGCTCAACGTTTAGGTAACTTCGAAGCAGTAGGACCAATCTTACAAGGTTTAAATATGCCTGTAAATGACCTGTCTCGCGGATGTAACGAAGAAGAAGTGTACAAGTTAGCTTTAATTACAGCAGCTCAAGCACTTTAA
- a CDS encoding potassium channel family protein produces the protein MNARKQLWIAVICMTFVVILGTLGFMMIEEISLFQAFWMTMITVLTVGYGDAVPVTQAGKVFALLIIPVGVGIVTYAIGVVAAMIIEGNLFHAVRRKKMDKQIAQLKNHIIVCGCGRVGLQVVHELQEKKIPFVVVDKDESILEQEKLLFVHGDATEDQVLHHAGISKAAGLVAIVANDAENVFITLTARGLNDAIKIVARAEKPETEDKLKRAGANKVINPSSMAGIHIAKGIANPLTVHYIDTVLYGVEQSFVIEEIAVGKGSILASKSLLESDVRNQFDVTILAILRNGDVIHNPTGQEKLQEHDMIIVFGSVEKLGQFEKELQSKR, from the coding sequence ATGAATGCACGTAAGCAATTATGGATAGCAGTTATATGTATGACTTTTGTTGTAATTCTAGGAACGCTAGGATTTATGATGATTGAAGAGATTAGTTTGTTTCAAGCATTTTGGATGACGATGATTACTGTATTGACTGTTGGATACGGAGATGCCGTTCCTGTAACGCAAGCGGGGAAAGTATTTGCACTCCTTATTATACCTGTTGGCGTCGGTATTGTTACGTATGCAATTGGGGTAGTGGCAGCTATGATTATTGAAGGGAATTTATTTCATGCAGTACGGAGGAAGAAGATGGATAAACAAATAGCGCAGTTGAAAAATCATATTATCGTATGTGGTTGCGGTAGAGTGGGGCTTCAAGTTGTACATGAATTGCAAGAAAAGAAAATCCCATTTGTCGTTGTTGATAAAGATGAGAGTATATTGGAGCAGGAAAAGCTTTTATTTGTACACGGAGATGCAACGGAAGACCAAGTGTTACATCATGCTGGAATTTCAAAGGCAGCTGGTTTAGTTGCTATCGTAGCAAATGATGCTGAAAATGTATTTATTACATTAACGGCAAGGGGATTAAACGATGCAATTAAAATTGTGGCAAGAGCAGAAAAACCAGAAACTGAAGACAAGTTAAAGCGTGCTGGGGCAAATAAGGTGATTAATCCATCTAGCATGGCAGGAATTCACATTGCAAAAGGTATTGCGAATCCGCTAACAGTTCATTATATTGATACAGTACTGTATGGCGTGGAGCAGTCATTTGTAATTGAAGAAATTGCAGTCGGAAAAGGTTCTATTTTAGCTAGTAAATCGTTACTAGAGAGTGATGTGAGAAATCAATTTGATGTAACAATTTTAGCGATTTTGAGAAACGGGGATGTTATACATAATCCAACGGGGCAGGAAAAACTACAAGAACATGATATGATAATAGTATTTGGTTCAGTAGAGAAGCTGGGACAATTTGAGAAAGAACTACAAAGTAAGAGGTGA
- a CDS encoding lipoprotein BA_5634 family protein: MKKVKLGLVAIMSAAVFSGCSIMDMIAPQAKGVVMYGDETGVQKTMDQYKDKIESQSKFEAKLGTVNEKKVLIMNKTTAEKMVKENMLKKVVKEDVEPIKALPSVSDEVGVVFAKEEQKDVVIDGKKMKYEGNVVIGDARKYTDMYAVVSDAEYTKINEPVKTIGLAAFKENPKEKIFPDIKKGSNIEEAHMVEVK, translated from the coding sequence ATGAAAAAAGTGAAATTAGGACTCGTAGCGATTATGTCAGCTGCTGTATTTAGTGGTTGTTCTATTATGGATATGATTGCACCACAAGCAAAGGGCGTTGTTATGTACGGAGATGAAACTGGCGTTCAAAAAACAATGGATCAATATAAAGATAAAATTGAATCCCAAAGTAAATTTGAAGCAAAACTAGGTACTGTCAATGAGAAAAAGGTTTTAATTATGAATAAAACAACAGCTGAAAAAATGGTAAAAGAAAACATGCTGAAAAAGGTAGTAAAAGAAGATGTGGAACCAATTAAAGCATTGCCATCTGTTTCAGATGAAGTGGGAGTAGTATTCGCTAAAGAGGAACAAAAAGATGTAGTAATTGATGGAAAGAAAATGAAGTATGAAGGTAATGTAGTAATCGGTGATGCACGTAAATATACAGATATGTATGCGGTTGTTAGTGATGCCGAATATACAAAGATAAATGAACCGGTAAAAACGATTGGATTAGCAGCCTTTAAAGAAAATCCAAAGGAAAAGATTTTCCCAGATATAAAGAAAGGTTCTAACATAGAAGAAGCACATATGGTGGAAGTGAAATAA
- the cwlJ gene encoding cell wall hydrolase CwlJ gives MGVIAYNEEDVKLLARLMRAEAEGEGQQGMLMVGNVGVNRVRGNCLDFKKIRNLRQMVYQNPGGFEATQKGYFYQRAREQDIALARRTIQGQRFWPANFSLWFFRPEGPCPPTWYNQQNSGRFKKHCFFQPSGEDCPGVY, from the coding sequence ATGGGCGTTATTGCTTATAACGAAGAAGATGTAAAGTTATTAGCTAGACTGATGCGTGCTGAAGCCGAAGGAGAAGGGCAACAAGGAATGTTGATGGTCGGAAACGTTGGGGTAAATCGTGTCCGCGGAAATTGTTTAGATTTTAAAAAAATACGTAATTTACGTCAAATGGTTTATCAAAACCCTGGAGGTTTTGAGGCAACGCAAAAAGGGTATTTTTATCAACGTGCAAGAGAACAAGATATCGCATTAGCAAGGCGAACGATTCAAGGACAACGTTTTTGGCCTGCCAACTTTTCCTTATGGTTTTTTAGACCTGAAGGCCCTTGTCCACCAACTTGGTATAATCAACAAAACTCTGGTCGCTTCAAAAAGCACTGCTTCTTCCAGCCATCTGGCGAGGATTGTCCTGGCGTATATTAA